The following coding sequences lie in one Zingiber officinale cultivar Zhangliang chromosome 2B, Zo_v1.1, whole genome shotgun sequence genomic window:
- the LOC122046923 gene encoding protein CHUP1, chloroplastic-like yields MLVRVGFLVAATAAAFAVKQANSSKPPRLKPPGDDEAKLDFDSTERKITDEEEEEEEEEVKRISSVISSIQSKLMEEEEEEEDEFLPEFEDLFSGEVELQLSSTDKFAVVKEDPYYEMEMERLRKQLKELEEREVKLEGELLEYYGLKEQESDVAELQKQVKMKAMEIDKLKMTVSSLEEEKRILEEQVARGAGARKEVEAARNKIKELQRQMQDEARQTKGHLLLLKQQVTALQAKEEEAAKKEAEVERKMKAAKELEVEVVELRRKSKELQHEKRELMVKLDEAEARAAALANMTETEMVARAREEINKLRHANEDLTKQVEGLQMNRFGEVEELVYLRWVNACLRYELRDYQTPSGKLSARDLNKSLSPKSQAKAKRLLQDYAGSELGQGDTDMESNVSSMPSSPGSEDFDNASIDSFSSRLSSVSKKQGLIQKLKRWGGGSRSGRDEAGILLSSPISERSATPRSSRPRGPLESLMLRNASDGVAITTYGKQDPSAEDEQLNGVAASFHLMSKSVEGVADEKYPAFKDRHKLAMEREKQIKEKAEKARAERFGNNALNSYLDSRSKPSVVLPPKLTQIKERQTTQAASTDSGEQPGDAKAESPVVSKMQLAQIEKRTPRVARPPPKPSGGGAAPTSPATSISALPPPPPPPPGAPPPPPPPSGGPPRPPPPPGALTKTPTGEKVHRAPELVELYQSLMKREAKMKDTPSILSTASNVADARSNMLGEIANRSTFLLAVKADVETQGEFVESLAAEVRAARFTNVEDLVSFVNWLDEELSFLVDERAVLKHFDWPEGKADAMREAAFEYQDLMKLEKRVSSFEDDPKLPCEAALKKMYSLLEKMEQSVYALLRTRDMAIARYREFGIPTDWLLDSGVVGKIKLASVQLARKYMKRVSSELDALGGSEKEPTREFLLLQGVRFAFRVHQFAGGFDAESMRAFEELRSRVNKKTTAAEASEA; encoded by the exons ATGCTTGTTCGAGTAGGATTCCTCGTCGCTGCCACTGCTGCAGCCTTTGCAGTTAAGCAGGCAAACAGCTCCAAACCCCCTCGATTAAAACCTCCAG GGGATGACGAGGCAAAGCTGGATTTTGATTCTACTGAAAGGAAGATTACG gatgaggaggaagaagaggaggaagaagaggtgaaGAGAATCAGCAGCGTGATAAGCTCAATCCAGAGCAAGctgatggaggaggaggaggaggaggaggatgagttTCTGCCGGAATTCGAAGATCTCTTCTCCGGCGAGGTTGAGCTGCAGCTGTCGAGTACAGATAAGTTCGCCGTTGTAAAAGAGGATCCGTACTATGAGATGGAGATGGAGAGGCTCCGGAAGCAGCTGAAGGAACTGGAGGAGCGAGAGGTGAAGCTGGAAGGAGAGCTGCTAGAGTACTACGGCCTGAAAGAACAGGAATCCGACGTGGCGGAGCTGCAGAAGCAGGTCAAGATGAAGGCGATGGAAATCGACAAGCTCAAGATGACAGTGAGTTCGTTGGAGGAGGAGAAAAGGATTCTGGAGGAGCAGGTAGCGAGGGGGGCGGGAGCGAGGAAGGAGGTGGAGGCGGCTAGGAATAAGATTAAGGAGCTGCAGCGGCAGATGCAGGATGAGGCGCGGCAGACGAAGGGCCACCTGCTGCTGCTGAAGCAGCAGGTGACGGCGCTTcaggccaaggaggaggaggcggcgaagaAGGAGGCGGAGgtggagaggaagatgaaggcggCGAAGGagctggaggtggaggtggtggAGTTGAGGAGGAAGAGCAAGGAGCTGCAGCACGAGAAGAGGGAGCTGATGGTGAAGCTCGATGAGGCGGAGGCGAGAGCCGCAGCTCTCGCCAACATGACGGAG ACCGAGATGGTGGCGAGGGCGAGGGAGGAGATCAACAAGCTGCGGCACGCCAACGAGGACCTCACCAAGCAAGTGGAAGGCTTGCAAATGAACCGCTTCGGCGAGGTGGAGGAGCTTGTCTACCTGCGCTGGGTCAACGCCTGCCTCCGCTACGAGCTCCGCGACTACCAGACCCCCTCCGGCAAGCTATCCGCCCGCGACCTCAACAAGAGCCTCAGCCCCAAGTCCCAGGCGAAGGCCAAGCGCCTCCTCCAGGACTACGCCGGCTCGGAGCTCGGCCAGGGCGACACCGACATGGAGAGCAACGTCTCCTCCATGCCCTCATCGCCGGGCAGCGAGGACTTCGACAACGCCTCCATCGACAGCTTCTCCAGTCGCCTCAGCTCCGTCAGCAAGAAGCAGGGTCTCATCCAGAAGCTCAAGCGCTGGGGCGGCGGCAGCAGAAGCGGCCGGGACGAGGCCGGCATCCTGCTCTCGTCACCTATAAGCGAGCGCTCGGCGACGCCGCGCTCCTCCCGCCCGAGGGGGCCTCTCGAGTCGCTCATGCTGAGGAATGCTAGCGACGGGGTCGCCATCACCACCTACGGGAAACAGGATCCCAGTGCCGAAGACGAGCAGTTGAACGGCGTCGCGGCCTCGTTCCACTTGATGTCCAAGTCAGTTGAGGGCGTGGCGGACGAGAAGTACCCGGCCTTCAAGGACCGCCACAAGCTGGCGATGGAGAGGGAGAAGCAGATCAAGGAGAAGGCAGAGAAAGCCAGAGCCGAAAGATTCGGCAACAATGCGCTCAACTCTTATCTCGATTCCAGATCCAAGCCATCAGTTGTTTTGCCTCCGAAACTAACTCAAATCAAGGAGAGGCAAACAACCCAGGCCGCTTCTACAGACTCCGGCGAGCAACCCGGCGATGCCAAGGCGGAGAGCCCAGTGGTGAGCAAGATGCAACTGGCACAGATTGAGAAGAGGACTCCGAGGGTTGCTCGGCCGCCTCCCAAGCCATCTGGTGGAGGCGCTGCTCCGACCTCCCCCGCCACTTCAATAAGTGCTCTTCCACCACCTCCGCCGCCACCCCCTGGCGCGCCGCCTCCGCCACCACCTCCGTCGGGCGGCCCTCCGCGGCCGCCTCCCCCTCCCGGCGCTCTAACAAAAACGCCTACCGGCGAAAAAGTGCATCGCGCGCCTGAGCTAGTGGAGCTCTATCAGTCCCTCATGAAACGCGAAGCGAAGATGAAGGACACGCCCTCGATCCTCTCCACTGCGTCCAATGTAGCCGATGCTAGAAGCAACATGCTGGGCGAGATCGCCAACCGATCTACCTTTCTCTTAGCA GTTAAAGCCGACGTCGAGACCCAAGGCGAGTTTGTGGAATCCTTAGCCGCGGAGGTTCGAGCAGCAAGATTCACAAACGTCGAAGATCTCGTTTCTTTTGTCAACTGGCTAGACGAAGAACTCTCCTTCTTG GTGGATGAGAGGGCTGTTCTGAAGCACTTCGATTGGCCCGAGGGTAAAGCTGATGCCATGAGGGAAGCAGCTTTCGAGTACCAAGATCTGATGAAGCTGGAGAAAAGAGTCTCATCTTTCGAAGATGACCCCAAACTTCCCTGTGAAGCTGCTCTCAAGAAGATGTACTCTTTGCTAGAAAA AATGGAACAGAGTGTTTATGCTCTCCTACGAACAAGAGATATGGCTATTGCTCGCTACAGGGAGTTCGGAATTCCAACTGATTGGCTGTTAGACTCTGGTGTGGTCGGCAAG ATCAAATTAGCATCAGTGCAGCTGGCTAGGAAGTACATGAAAAGGGTTTCTTCGGAGCTCGATGCATTAGGTGGCAGCGAGAAAGAACCAACCAGAGAGTTCCTGCTTCTGCAGGGTGTGAGATTCGCCTTCAGAGTTCATCAG TTTGCTGGAGGATTTGATGCTGAAAGTATGAGAGCATTCGAAGAACTGAGAAGCAGAGTCAACAAGAAGACAACTGCAGCTGAGGCTTCGGAAGCCTGA